Within the Dialister hominis genome, the region AAGAATTATGACGCTTGCAACCGGAGGAGAGTAAAAAGAATGAATTCCGCTAAAGTAAAAAACATTGTAAGAGAAATGGGTCCGCTGATCGGGCTGATTCTTCTCTTTATTGTCATTTCTGTATTGAATGACAGTTTCATCGATCCATCTAACTTAAGAAACCTGGCCAGACAGATTTCCATCAATGCACTGATCGCCTTTGGCATGACCTTCGTCATCCTGACGGGCGGCATTGACCTGTCTGTCGGTTCCATTCTGGCTCTTTCCAGTGCACTTATGGCAAGCATGATTGCCAAAGGCACGAATCCGGAAATGGCAATCGTGTTCTCTGCTTTCATCGGCATCCTTCTGGGAGCCGTGAACGGCATCATCATTTCTTATGGCAAGGTCGCACCTTTTATTGCTACACTGGCTACCATGACTATTTACCGCGGTGCTACCCTTGTTTATACAAACGGCAACCCGATCAGCGGATTGACAGATGATCCTCTCTTCACCGGTTTTGGTCAGGGATTTGTCCTTG harbors:
- a CDS encoding ABC transporter permease subunit — encoded protein: MNSAKVKNIVREMGPLIGLILLFIVISVLNDSFIDPSNLRNLARQISINALIAFGMTFVILTGGIDLSVGSILALSSALMASMIAKGTNPEMAIVFSAFIGILLGAVNGIIISYGKVAPFIATLATMTIYRGATLVYTNGNPISGLTDDPLFTGFGQGFVLGIPVPAIVMLIAFFILYFILKKTPLGRQTYAVGGNEKVSYISGIKIDRIKIFAYALTGCLCAVAGAILTARLNSAQPTAGMGYELDAIAAVVLGGTSLAGGKGRISGTLIGALIIGTLNNGLNILNVSSFYQQVVKGIVILLAVLMDRKKN